The Vibrio fortis DNA segment TCATGCATTATGTTTCCCTCATAGCCTTAGCCATACCACTGGTGAGTGGGCCTATCAGATAATCCCACAGCGTACGTTCTTCTACTAAAATCAATACCTCGGTAAGCATCCCCGGATACAGTTCAATTTGGTTTTCCGCTTGCAATGACTGAAGATCGTCACGATCAAACCGGATTTTGACCAAATAGCCTTGGTCTTTTTCATCCGCGTCGCCACCTTTCACCACTCGGTCAGCAGACACATGAATCACTTCACCCAATACCGGCGGTACTTGCCTTGCACTGTATGCCGTCAAACGTATCCTTGCATCTTGCCCTGAGCGGACAATATCTATGTCTCTAGGAGGCACGATAGCTTCAACAATGAGCTCATCGCTGTCTGGGACAATTTCCATCAGAACCTGCCCCGGGCGTACAACCCCACCAACACTAGAGATATTTAACCCAACAACACGTCCCTTGAATTCGCTTCGGATCTGAATACGTGAACGTACATCTTCTAGTGTATTCATCACCTGTTTGACGTCCCTCACCTCATCATTGACGGATTTAAGCTGTTGAGCGTAATCGCGTTTCAAATCCAATAACTGACTTTTGTAGCTCTGTTCTAATGTTTCTAATTCTCGCTTCGTGACATCTATGGTCACATTGATTTCAGCGAGCTCACCATCAATTCGAGCCAAGTGGCGACGAAGCTCCAGCATGCGAGTTTTAGATACGTAACCTTTCGCCACTAAGCCCTTAGTCATATCGATCTCTTGTTTGATCAAATCACGCTGCGAAGCGACGGCTTTTTTCTGAAACTGATTACCCTGAATCTTTTCTTTGTAAAGAGTCGACTTTTGGCTGTATAAAGAGTCAATCAACTGTTTTCTCAATAACCCTTGTTCGAACTGCACTCTCTCGCTGTTCACAATAGGCATGACAATCAGCGAATCTCGTTCTTCACCAATCAAGCTTTCTGGCCACTGAGGCTCTTCTGATTCGTTCAAAAGCGCTTCGAGGCGTGCCTTTTGTGCCACTAGCGAGAAGTTTCGGTAAAGGTAACGTTTATAATCGGATTCGGACTTGGTATCTGAAAGTTCAAGCAGCACTTGACCTACTTCTACCTGTTCGCCATCTTTAACCAACACCTCTTTAACCCAACCACCTTGTAAATGCTGAATTTGCTTTCTTTTGCTCTCAACCACCAAGTTACCGTGCGCAACTGAAGCTGAGCTCAACGACATTGTCATTGACCAAAAGAGAAAACCTCCAACGGTCACAAGTAGGATTGCAGAGCCAAGAATAATCAATTTACGTGTACTGAATTCGCGTTCCATAACGACTCCTATCCCCTGCGTTGTTCTTTGACTTGATCAATCTTGTTGGTATTGATGGTGTCGCCATCTCGCAACCCTAAGAACTGCTCACACGTTCCCGCTTTCTCGACGCGCCCTTCTTTTAAGCTAATGACCCAATCCATTTGACGTAAGAAGCCAGGACGATGGGAGATCATCACAACGGTAATGCTGTTCTCTTTACAGTGCTGCAGGACAATCGCAAGCGCGGTTTCACCTTCCGGATCGAGGTTGGAGTTAGGTTCATCAAGAACCAGAACTTTCGGATTTGAATAGATAGCTCGTGCAAGCCCGATGCGCTGCTTTTGACCGCCAGACAGTAAGATTCCGCCTTCACCGATGTAGGTGTCATACCCATCTGGTAACGCCATAATCAGCTCATGGATACACGCAAGTTTCGCTGCAGAAACAACATCTTCATCGTTACAATCGGAGAAGCGAGATATGTTTTGCTTCACTGTTCCGGCTAGTAATCCTACATGCTGAGGAAGATAACCAATGTATTGTCCAAATTGGTTCTGATCCCACTTTTCGACGGTTGCACCAT contains these protein-coding regions:
- a CDS encoding HlyD family type I secretion periplasmic adaptor subunit, with amino-acid sequence MEREFSTRKLIILGSAILLVTVGGFLFWSMTMSLSSASVAHGNLVVESKRKQIQHLQGGWVKEVLVKDGEQVEVGQVLLELSDTKSESDYKRYLYRNFSLVAQKARLEALLNESEEPQWPESLIGEERDSLIVMPIVNSERVQFEQGLLRKQLIDSLYSQKSTLYKEKIQGNQFQKKAVASQRDLIKQEIDMTKGLVAKGYVSKTRMLELRRHLARIDGELAEINVTIDVTKRELETLEQSYKSQLLDLKRDYAQQLKSVNDEVRDVKQVMNTLEDVRSRIQIRSEFKGRVVGLNISSVGGVVRPGQVLMEIVPDSDELIVEAIVPPRDIDIVRSGQDARIRLTAYSARQVPPVLGEVIHVSADRVVKGGDADEKDQGYLVKIRFDRDDLQSLQAENQIELYPGMLTEVLILVEERTLWDYLIGPLTSGMAKAMRET